CGAGTTCCACAGCAGAACCATGGCGCCGAATACCGCGATCAGCGGTATCACGGAGGCGCCCAGGATGAACCAACGGTGCTTTCTACCGTCCATTGCTCCTCGCTTTCCTGAGACGGGGAAGAAACGCGGTGCGCAGCACCGGGAAGAGCAGCGCCCGCGGGGTGTTGCGTCCGGCGAATGCCTGGACTTTGGCGACCGGCCCGGGGACGACGACGCGGCGTCCGCGCGCCATGGCGTCCAGGCCGGCTTCGGCGACGCGCCGGGGCGTCAGCCAGGCGAGAATCCGCTGTTCGGTGAGGCGCGGGATCCCGCCGGTCTCATAGAAGTTGGTCCGCACCGGGCCGGGCAACAGCAGCGTGCAGGTGACGCCGGTGCCGCGCAGCTCGGCGTGGAGCGACTCGGCGAAGGTGTTGGCGAACGCCTTGGTGGCCGCGTAGGTGGCGGCGGTCGGTACGGGCTGGAGCCCGGCCGCAGAGCCGGTGACGAGAACGCGGCCCGAGCGGCGTTCCAGCATGCCCGGCAGGACGGCGAGCGTCAGTTGGTGCAGAGCCACGACATTGACCTGGATCTCGGCCAGTTCGCGGGCGGGGTCGTTCTCGGTGAGCGCGCCGCAGGTCGGGAAGCCGGCGTTGGCGCACAGCACCGAGACGGGGAACTCGGTCAGCTCGTCCGACAGTTGGCTGCGGGCCACCGGGTCGGCGAGGTCGCAGGGGCGGACCCGGACCTCGATGCCCGGGTGGTCGCCGGTCAGCTCCTTGGCGAGGCGCTCCAGGGCGTCGGTGGTGCGGGCCACCAGCCACAGGCTGTGGCCGCGCCGGGCCAGGCCCCGGGCGAGCCATTCCCCGATGCCGGAGGAGGCGCCCGTGACCACGGCCCAGCGGCGGTCCGGCGCGCCCGCGCCCGCCGAGTCGCCGGTCACGCCGGTCATACCGGGGCTCCGGCCAGCCGGGCCGCGAGGCGGCTCGCCGCCGCGCTGCCGGTGCGGGAGCACGCCTCGATGGAGACGCCCTGGATGTAGTCGCCGGCCAGCTCCAGGCCCGGCAGCGTCTCGACGTCCGCGCGCAGCTCGCGCAGGAACGCCGGGTGGTGCGGCAGGTAACCGCTGTAGGCGGCGGGCCAGTGCTTGACCAGGACGTTGAGGCGGGTGGCGCGCGGCGTCCCGAGGTACTTGACGAGCAAGTCCTCGCTCTCGCTGGTCAGTTTGTCGATCAGCTCCGGAGTGGGGTCGGTCAGGCGCCCCTGGCGTCCGCTGTAGGTGTAACGGACGATGTGGCGCTCCTCCTTGCCGTAGGAGCCGGCGTTGCTGCACGGGCCGTCGTCCATGGCCAGCGCGCGCACCTCGCTGGTGAAGACGGGCTCGTCGTACTCGACCAGGACCACGGTGGAGGGGAAGTACCGCACGCGCCGCAGCCGTTCGGCCATCGTGGGCCGGGCCTCGGTGACGATCCCTGCGGTGGCGTGGGCCGGGGTGGCCAGCACCACCCCGTCGTACTCGCTGGCTTCGGCGGGCCCGCCGCCCTCGGAGATCCGCAGCCCGGTGACGCGGCCGAGGCGGTTGACGACCAGGCCCTCGGCGCGGGCGCCGGCGCGGATGGTGACGCGCTTGGCGATCGCGTCCAGGGCGGGCTGGATGCCGCCCGCGAGCTGGTCGTAGTGGTCGAGCAGCATCGCCAGGTTGGTGCCGAAGGTGCCGGGGTAGACCTCGTCGGGCTCGGCGCCGTTGTTGCGGATCACCATGGGGCGGATCAGCGACTCGGTCATCTCGCGGCCGAAGTAGGCCGCGAGCGGGGCGTCGTCGTGGCGGCGCGAGATCCCGCCGAAGTAGCGGGAGCCGAGGAATCGATTGGACTCGTCCGCGCGGATGCGGGCCGCCATCGTCGCCAGCCGGGCCACGTCGCGGGCCGAGCCCATCCGGCGGATGTTCTGGAGGGTCTGGCCCCGGCGCTCGCTGTCCAGCGTCAGCACCCGGCCGTCCTTGACGCGGGAGGCGTTGTAGCCGAACGACTCGTAGGCGTCCACGCCGAGTTCGGAGGTGAACCAGCGGAACGTGCGGTAGCGGCGGCCGATGTTCTTGCCGCCCGTCATCACCTGCCGGTCACCGAGGCGGCCCACGCCGAACCGGCCGCCCAGTGTCTCGTCCGCCTCGATCAACTCGACGTCGTGGCCGGCGAGCTGGAGGCGGAGGGCCGCGGTGAGTCCGGAGATCCCGGCACCGACCACGGCGACGCGCCGCTGATTTCCTGTTGCGTCCTTGGGCATCCGTCAGTTCTCCCTAGCTACGGCTTGCGGGTCGGGGAGCAGCTCGACGCGTCCCTCGACCACCTGTTTTCCGAACTGGCGCAGGGCCACCTCGACCGGCAGCCGGCCGTCGACGTCCGCCGTCCGGCCGACCTTCGCCTCGCACACCAGGTCCGCCTCGAACTCCGCGAAGTCCAGGAACGCGGCCTCGCAGCCGACGATCAGGGCGTGCGGGGTGGGCAGGACACCGGCGGTGTGCGCGGCGGCGACCGCCGTCTGCCGCATGGCCTCAGCCATCAGCGGGCCGGGGATGTGGTCGTACTCGTGGTCGAAGAACGCCGGGTGCGCGGTGTCGGCGGCGAGCAGGAACGGCCCGTCGCCGGTGGCGGTTTCGGGCACGCCGATGACGACGTTGCGCGGGATCGCGCGGCCGACCAGCTCGGGGACGAGGCGGCGGGCCGTGGTGAGGCGGGCGGCGGCGATCGGCTTCTGGGCGCGCTGGAAGGCGCGGAAGACGTCGTAGTCGGCCTTCGACATGAACGCGAGGTGGGCGGTGAGCGTCATCGCGCGCCGGCCGCCGATCTCCATCGCGCCCCGGAGGGTCATGCCGGTCACGTCCGCGCCGCGGTGGGCGCGTTCCGCGATGCGGTAGTGCAGATGGCCGCGCATCGCGGTGCGGCCGTCGTTGCGGTACGCCTCCGGGTCCTCGACGCGGAAGCTGATCCGCTGGAGGCTGAACGGCAGTCCGACCTCGATCCCCACGTGCCGGTGGAGGAAGACGAAGATGGCCTGACGGGCCGCCTCGGCGGAGGCGAACGGGTCGTGGAAGGCCGGGTGCTGGTCGGACCAGAGGCTGTGCGCGCGGGGGATCTCGAAGGAGAGATAGAAGTCGTCGGCGCCCACCTGGGCGGAGTCCGCGACGAACACCTCGCCGATCTGGCGGCGGTGCGCCAGGGCGCGCGGTACGGTCTGCTCGAACCCCAGCGTGACGCCGGGCGGCAGCAGGGTGCTGGCCGAGGTGGTCATACGCTCAACTCCGTTTCGGCGTGCGGCGGCACCGCCGCGTACTCGGGCTTGCGCATCGCGCGGCGGCGGCGGATCTCGGTGGCGCCGAGGCTGCCGAGCTCGGCCAGCAGCGCCCGCCGGCCGCCGCCGTTCGCGTTGCCGTCGCGCAGCATCCGGCCGGTGGCGCCGAGGACGCGGGCCGGGGTGAGGACGCCGAGGACCGTGACACGGTGACTCAGCAGATCGAGCACCTGGTCGGCCTTGCCGCGCGCGTGGAGCCGGGAGACGACCTCGGGGACGACCCCGGCGATCGGCCCGGCCACGCCCAGGTCGGCGGCCAGCCCGTAGTACTCGGCGTAGGTGCGGTCCCGCCAGCGGCCGAACGCGGCCGTGGCGCTGTCGACTTCGGCCCCGGAGCGGCGCCCGGCGAGCGCCGTCTCGATGGCGGGCGCGAGCCGTTCCGCCTGGTGGAAGGAGTCCCCGATGCCGCGCCCGCCGGCCGGGTCCTTGAAGTGCCCGGCGTCGCCGAGCAGCACCCAGCCGGGCCCGGACGCCTCGCGGAAGTACCCGGAGAAGCGGCGGATTCCGTAGACGCGGGTGGCGCGGCGGGCGCTGGCGATGGCCTTGGCGATCGGCTCGCAGCTCATCGCGTGCGCGGTGAGCGAGCCCTCCAGGTCGTCCTGGAAGCTTTCCCGCTCATGCCGCTCGGGCGAAACGCCCACGATGTAGAGGCCGTTGTCGGCCGTGCCGCCGAGTATGTGCCGGTCGCCCCAGCGGTGGAAGACGAACGTCGGGGCCTCGCCGGTGTCGACGCCCTCGAAGTACGTCCAGTAGTAGTTCCGTTCGTTGCGCGTGACGTGGTACTGCCGGGCGCCGGTCAGGCGGGCGACCGTCGAGGCGCGGCCGTCCGCGCCGACGACCAGCCGCGCCGACAGCTCGGCCCGGCCGCCGCCGCGCTCCGCGATCTCGACTCCCGTGACGCGCCCGTCCGTTCCGCGCACCAGGCCGGTGACCTTGGTGCCGAGCCGGACCGAGGCGCCGGCCTCGCGGGCGGCTTCCACCAGCAGGGGATCGAGGACTTCGCGGCGGATACAGGCCGCGCCGCCGACGTCACCCGCGCGGTCGGGGAAGT
Above is a window of Streptomyces sp. NBC_01803 DNA encoding:
- a CDS encoding SDR family oxidoreductase, which produces MTGVTGDSAGAGAPDRRWAVVTGASSGIGEWLARGLARRGHSLWLVARTTDALERLAKELTGDHPGIEVRVRPCDLADPVARSQLSDELTEFPVSVLCANAGFPTCGALTENDPARELAEIQVNVVALHQLTLAVLPGMLERRSGRVLVTGSAAGLQPVPTAATYAATKAFANTFAESLHAELRGTGVTCTLLLPGPVRTNFYETGGIPRLTEQRILAWLTPRRVAEAGLDAMARGRRVVVPGPVAKVQAFAGRNTPRALLFPVLRTAFLPRLRKARSNGR
- a CDS encoding protoporphyrinogen/coproporphyrinogen oxidase, producing MPKDATGNQRRVAVVGAGISGLTAALRLQLAGHDVELIEADETLGGRFGVGRLGDRQVMTGGKNIGRRYRTFRWFTSELGVDAYESFGYNASRVKDGRVLTLDSERRGQTLQNIRRMGSARDVARLATMAARIRADESNRFLGSRYFGGISRRHDDAPLAAYFGREMTESLIRPMVIRNNGAEPDEVYPGTFGTNLAMLLDHYDQLAGGIQPALDAIAKRVTIRAGARAEGLVVNRLGRVTGLRISEGGGPAEASEYDGVVLATPAHATAGIVTEARPTMAERLRRVRYFPSTVVLVEYDEPVFTSEVRALAMDDGPCSNAGSYGKEERHIVRYTYSGRQGRLTDPTPELIDKLTSESEDLLVKYLGTPRATRLNVLVKHWPAAYSGYLPHHPAFLRELRADVETLPGLELAGDYIQGVSIEACSRTGSAAASRLAARLAGAPV
- a CDS encoding AfsA-related hotdog domain-containing protein, whose amino-acid sequence is MTTSASTLLPPGVTLGFEQTVPRALAHRRQIGEVFVADSAQVGADDFYLSFEIPRAHSLWSDQHPAFHDPFASAEAARQAIFVFLHRHVGIEVGLPFSLQRISFRVEDPEAYRNDGRTAMRGHLHYRIAERAHRGADVTGMTLRGAMEIGGRRAMTLTAHLAFMSKADYDVFRAFQRAQKPIAAARLTTARRLVPELVGRAIPRNVVIGVPETATGDGPFLLAADTAHPAFFDHEYDHIPGPLMAEAMRQTAVAAAHTAGVLPTPHALIVGCEAAFLDFAEFEADLVCEAKVGRTADVDGRLPVEVALRQFGKQVVEGRVELLPDPQAVAREN
- a CDS encoding NAD(P)/FAD-dependent oxidoreductase — its product is MSAPEGQEPLDVVIVGARCAGSSLGALLARRGLRVAVLDQATTIGFTLSSNILQADSLAFLDRLGLTGRLREAGVRPMRRVDMRLGDFRCLVDFPDRAGDVGGAACIRREVLDPLLVEAAREAGASVRLGTKVTGLVRGTDGRVTGVEIAERGGGRAELSARLVVGADGRASTVARLTGARQYHVTRNERNYYWTYFEGVDTGEAPTFVFHRWGDRHILGGTADNGLYIVGVSPERHERESFQDDLEGSLTAHAMSCEPIAKAIASARRATRVYGIRRFSGYFREASGPGWVLLGDAGHFKDPAGGRGIGDSFHQAERLAPAIETALAGRRSGAEVDSATAAFGRWRDRTYAEYYGLAADLGVAGPIAGVVPEVVSRLHARGKADQVLDLLSHRVTVLGVLTPARVLGATGRMLRDGNANGGGRRALLAELGSLGATEIRRRRAMRKPEYAAVPPHAETELSV